A portion of the Eretmochelys imbricata isolate rEreImb1 chromosome 27, rEreImb1.hap1, whole genome shotgun sequence genome contains these proteins:
- the LOC144258057 gene encoding non-structural maintenance of chromosomes element 3 homolog yields the protein MAQKRRSKGPGPAQGEDAAADEDSVATQGASQVQRSLERLSPAQVDQKVSELVQYLLVKDQKKIPIKRADILKNVIKDYKSVYSEIIKRAGRNLQQVFGMQLVEIDAKNHIYILVSNLPRLEGENLKQDDCTAKLGLLAVILSFLFMKGNAAKESAVWEMLRRLRVDPGVRHEVFGDVKKLVTEEFVRQKYLEYNRIPHTDPPEFEFQWGARAARETSKMQILRFVAKIQSKDPKAWSTQYNEAAAEEAAVGGLSQDTCTPEDTSGASQGARRRNW from the exons ATGGCGCAGAAGAGGCGCAGTAAGGGGCCGGGCCCCGCCCAG GGGGAAGACGCGGCCGCGGACGAGGACTCTGTGGCGACCCAGGGCGCCAGCCAGGTGCAGCGGAGCTTGGAGAGACTCTCGCCGGCTCAAGTGGATCAGAAG GTGAGCGAATTGGTGCAATACCTGCTGGTCAAGGATCAGAAGAAAATCCCCATCAAACGGGCAG ATATCCTGAAGAATGTCATCAAAGACTACAAAAGCGTCTATTCTGAGATCATTAAGAGAGCCGGCAGGAACCTCCAGCAG GTTTTTGggatgcagctggtggagataGATGCCAAGAATCACATCTACATCCTGGTCAGCAACCTGCCACGCTTGGAAGGGGAGAACTTGAAACA GGATGATTGCACAGCAAAGCTGGGCCTCCTCGCTGTCATCCTCAGCTTCCTCTTCATGAAGGGCAATGCTGCCAAAGAAT CTGCTGTGTGGGAGATGTTGAGGAGACTGCGAGTTGACCCTGG AGTGAGACACGAGGTTTTTGGGGATGTCAAGAAGTTGGTGACTGAGGAATTTGTCCGCCAAAA GTACCTGGAATACAACCGCATACCCCACACAGATCCACCCGAGTTTGAGTTCCAGTGGGGGGCACGGGCTGCCAGGGAGACCTCCAAGATGCAGATCCTGCGCTTTGTCGCCAAG ATCCAGAGCAAGGACCCCAAGGCCTGGAGCACCCAGTACAATGAGGCGGCAGCTGAGGAGGCAGCTGTGGGTGGCCTGTCCCAAGATACTTGCACCCCTGAAGATACTAGTGGGGCCAGCCAGGGGGCACGGAGGAGGAACTGGTGA